The following coding sequences are from one Syngnathus acus chromosome 14, fSynAcu1.2, whole genome shotgun sequence window:
- the LOC119133783 gene encoding DNA-directed RNA polymerase III subunit RPC9 — MEVKNANAAMLSNYEVFQLLTDLKQEKKDSGKSKHSAGQQNLNTIMYETLKYLSKTPCSRQRPEMLEAFLSTMMRHKLTKAEKLQLLNHRPQTAVEMQLMVEESEERLSEEQIEELIQIISGILPGDPEQEDAATADGEAA, encoded by the exons ATGGAAGT GAAAAACGCTAACGCTGCCATGCTCAGCAACTATGAG GTCTTCCAGCTGCTAACCGACCTGAAGCAAGAGAAGAAGGACAGCGGCAAGAGCAAACACAGTGCCGGGCAGCAGAATCTTAACACCATCATGTATGAG ACGCTCAAGTACTTGTCCAAGACGCCGTGCAGCCGCCAGCGTCCTGAGATGCTCGAGGCCTTTCTGTCCACCATGATGCGGCACAAACTCACAAA GGCTGAGAAGCTGCAGTTGCTCAACCACCGACCCCAGACTGCCGTGGAGATGCAGCTG ATGGTGGAGGAGAGCGAGGAGCGTCTGTCAGAGGAACAGATCGAGGAGCTCATCCAGATCATTTCAGGAATTCTACCCGGCGATCCGGAGCAGGAAGACGCAGCGACTGCCGATGGGGAGGCGGCGTGA